The Natronoglycomyces albus genome has a segment encoding these proteins:
- a CDS encoding ABC transporter permease, with the protein MPTNPSTTETTTESHVPAVPKQADQASAWVSGLDALERRPQLTDAESNLRRWLLKLWNATWPKLLAIAIVIGAWQIVYLSQWRPSWALPSPMAVFEDMATFIPTAEFWQAIGITMQRALTGFALALLIGTVIGVAVSRFKPLRAAIGSLITGLQTMPSIMWFPFAILLFQISEAAIMFVVILGAVPSIANGLISGIDYVPPAWKRVGTMLGMRGFGLYRHVILPASLPSFVSGLKQGWAFAWRSLMAGELLVIIAGQGSIGALMQGAREFNNAPRVLTWIIVVLTIGIIVDMIFKAIDSRLRRTWGLTSG; encoded by the coding sequence ATGCCCACTAATCCCTCCACGACCGAAACGACCACCGAGTCACACGTTCCGGCGGTCCCCAAACAAGCCGATCAGGCCAGCGCCTGGGTCTCCGGGCTCGACGCTTTGGAGCGGCGGCCACAGCTCACCGACGCCGAGAGCAACCTGCGCCGGTGGTTGCTCAAGTTGTGGAACGCGACGTGGCCAAAGCTGCTCGCAATCGCGATCGTCATTGGGGCTTGGCAGATCGTGTACTTGAGCCAGTGGCGGCCCTCGTGGGCGCTGCCATCGCCCATGGCCGTATTCGAGGACATGGCGACGTTTATTCCCACTGCTGAGTTCTGGCAGGCCATTGGGATCACCATGCAACGGGCGCTGACCGGGTTTGCGCTAGCGCTATTGATTGGCACCGTGATCGGGGTGGCGGTCTCTCGGTTTAAGCCGCTGCGCGCCGCGATTGGTTCGCTGATCACCGGTTTGCAGACCATGCCGTCGATCATGTGGTTTCCATTTGCGATCCTGCTCTTCCAGATCTCTGAGGCCGCGATCATGTTCGTGGTGATCCTGGGAGCGGTGCCGTCGATTGCCAATGGCCTCATTTCGGGCATCGACTATGTGCCACCGGCGTGGAAGCGGGTGGGGACGATGTTGGGAATGCGTGGTTTTGGTTTGTATCGCCACGTGATCTTGCCTGCCTCATTGCCCTCGTTTGTGTCTGGTCTCAAACAGGGCTGGGCGTTCGCGTGGAGGTCGCTGATGGCCGGTGAGCTACTGGTCATCATCGCCGGGCAAGGCTCGATCGGTGCCCTTATGCAGGGGGCGCGGGAGTTCAACAACGCCCCACGGGTCTTGACGTGGATCATCGTGGTGCTCACCATCGGCATCATTGTGGACATGATCTTCAAGGCCATCGACAGCCGCTTGCGCCGCACCTGGGGTCTCACCAGCGGTTGA
- a CDS encoding carbohydrate ABC transporter permease produces MSILKLPDSGDLPREFNGRSLNLRPKKRKRTFHIHLALIFICGLLCAPVVYAFLGATQNNAQVVNAQLYPGSSLMDNFDTVWNQRELWRYIINSAIMSTVIAIGKAITGLLAGLAFVYFRFPGRGIVFVLVLITLMMPTEVSILALFGIVDLLGLSNNLGGLTIPFLASATAAFLFRQHFANLPANLSEAAQLDGASPMQFLFRVLIPLSWNVIGAMLVISFLFGWNMYLWPLLSVTDRNEQVVQVGLATLQQAGEGQAYGPLLLGALLASIPPVIVFLLLQKPFMSGFAMNRDK; encoded by the coding sequence ATGTCGATTCTCAAACTTCCCGACTCCGGCGATCTGCCACGCGAGTTCAACGGTCGCTCACTGAACCTACGGCCGAAGAAACGCAAGCGCACCTTCCATATCCACTTGGCACTGATTTTCATCTGCGGGCTGCTGTGTGCGCCAGTGGTGTACGCGTTTCTCGGCGCGACTCAAAACAATGCCCAGGTGGTGAACGCCCAGTTGTACCCGGGCAGTTCCCTTATGGATAACTTCGACACGGTGTGGAACCAGCGGGAGTTGTGGCGCTACATCATCAACTCCGCCATCATGTCCACCGTCATCGCCATCGGTAAGGCCATCACGGGCCTCCTGGCCGGGCTAGCGTTCGTGTACTTCCGGTTTCCCGGGCGGGGCATCGTGTTCGTGCTGGTCCTCATCACCCTGATGATGCCAACCGAGGTTTCGATTCTGGCGCTGTTTGGCATCGTGGACTTGTTGGGGTTGTCCAATAACCTCGGCGGGCTCACGATTCCGTTCCTGGCCTCGGCCACGGCGGCGTTCTTGTTCCGGCAGCACTTTGCCAATCTTCCGGCCAACCTGTCGGAGGCGGCCCAGCTCGATGGTGCCAGCCCCATGCAGTTCCTGTTTCGAGTGTTGATCCCCCTGTCGTGGAACGTCATCGGCGCGATGTTGGTGATTTCGTTCCTCTTCGGATGGAACATGTACCTGTGGCCACTGCTATCGGTGACTGACCGCAACGAACAGGTGGTTCAAGTAGGACTGGCCACGTTGCAACAAGCTGGAGAGGGCCAGGCATACGGTCCGCTACTGCTTGGCGCGCTGCTGGCGTCAATTCCGCCGGTCATCGTCTTTCTACTCCTGCAAAAGCCGTTTATGTCGGGCTTCGCCATGAACCGCGACAAGTGA
- a CDS encoding carbohydrate ABC transporter permease — MPIYPLMLPLFAAAIIIGALIGWAAWRNAELPGSRGAILVGAGAGAGPLLTMYPLQACTFEPGRTNQDIAVGVLAFAAGAAVIAGIMVWIGRALSKPGGVSNLDVDNDSGTFRQGASYALPLLAPTLIVIALFLYWPLFETLRLSTLLTQRGSHVERFVCVDNYTRLLGPTFEWWLYVPLIALAIVATAAWAAKKNEQDSATWLGHLRGWLLLATILAAATSAFGPAYRSVFVTTLILTSGVVVFSLVLGLAIAMLVSQPIRGRGIYRTLLIWPFALSPPIAGILFFVMFDPVAGIVGNFYETLTGLDFPNYRHDPTLARALVIVASVWKTLGFTILFYIAGLQNVSREMLEAARVDGAGPFKRLWYFIIPSLTPITFFLIVTQVTYAFFEVFGTINYLTGGGPSGATTDALTAVWLSQEWIGDGAARSLVLFAMVLAVTAWQFHATGRRVHYGR, encoded by the coding sequence ATGCCGATATACCCACTCATGCTGCCGCTATTCGCGGCGGCGATCATTATCGGCGCACTCATTGGCTGGGCAGCTTGGCGTAACGCCGAGCTGCCCGGCTCACGAGGCGCCATTCTCGTGGGAGCAGGGGCCGGAGCCGGTCCGCTGCTCACGATGTATCCGCTCCAGGCCTGCACGTTCGAGCCCGGGCGCACCAACCAGGACATCGCGGTGGGCGTTCTCGCGTTCGCGGCGGGTGCCGCCGTCATTGCCGGAATCATGGTCTGGATCGGTCGGGCGCTCAGCAAGCCAGGCGGAGTCAGCAACCTCGATGTCGACAACGACTCCGGGACGTTCCGCCAAGGAGCCTCATACGCGCTGCCGCTGTTGGCCCCCACCCTGATCGTCATCGCGCTGTTCTTGTACTGGCCGCTGTTTGAGACCCTGCGCCTGTCCACCTTGCTGACCCAACGCGGGTCGCATGTGGAGCGCTTCGTGTGCGTCGACAACTACACGCGCCTGTTGGGCCCCACCTTCGAATGGTGGCTCTACGTCCCACTCATCGCGTTGGCCATCGTGGCCACAGCCGCGTGGGCGGCCAAGAAGAACGAACAGGACTCCGCCACATGGCTGGGACACCTGCGCGGCTGGCTCCTGCTGGCCACAATCCTCGCGGCGGCCACCTCAGCATTTGGTCCGGCCTACCGCTCGGTCTTTGTCACCACGCTGATCTTGACCTCTGGGGTGGTGGTCTTCAGCCTCGTCCTCGGCCTGGCCATCGCGATGCTGGTCTCCCAGCCAATCCGCGGACGCGGCATCTACCGCACCCTCCTCATTTGGCCGTTCGCGCTCAGCCCGCCAATCGCGGGCATCCTGTTCTTCGTCATGTTCGACCCGGTGGCGGGTATCGTCGGCAACTTCTACGAGACGCTGACCGGCCTGGACTTCCCCAACTACCGTCACGACCCGACCTTGGCGCGGGCCCTGGTGATCGTTGCCAGTGTGTGGAAAACCCTCGGCTTCACCATCTTGTTCTACATCGCCGGGCTACAAAACGTCTCCCGCGAGATGCTGGAAGCCGCCCGAGTAGACGGCGCCGGCCCCTTCAAACGCTTGTGGTACTTCATCATTCCCTCGCTGACGCCTATCACGTTCTTCCTGATCGTCACGCAAGTGACGTACGCGTTCTTCGAAGTGTTCGGAACGATCAACTACCTCACCGGAGGTGGCCCCAGCGGGGCGACGACAGACGCGCTAACGGCGGTCTGGCTGTCGCAGGAATGGATCGGAGACGGAGCCGCGCGTTCACTCGTGCTCTTCGCGATGGTTCTGGCAGTGACGGCGTGGCAGTTCCACGCCACCGGACGACGCGTCCACTACGGACGATAG
- a CDS encoding extracellular solute-binding protein: MRRTRSIVAATAAATLLGTMAACGSDSERADDGEIEVWIAFTDYRLDWAEAVAEEFEAKHDDLSINVRGFESYEVLFDSMSNAVAQGNPPAIVQYFEAATQDARDEVDEDGDPMFVAIEEAIDGRTEILGEPVVLDDVVDAARNYYSVDGVFESMPWNTSTPLFYSNTDVMDEAGIDSPPETWQELSEACELIDALEDGPRYCVTWPNHGWFVEQAIAMQGGLLADNDNGRTARAESVNLTSPEMLNYLEWIRELAVDGHFYYSGVQDDWDGPRNAFIAEQTAFTMTSSGDATLVVNDGTDAGFDVEVSRMPYNGDVDYAGNLIGGATLWLTSGLGENTQDGALAFLQFLNNPENAADWHRATGYIPITYASEQLLQEEGWFDEHPYHAVANEQLDAADDSYASAGALVGGFVGIRAEVTQAVEDILVSEAFPEERMDEAQVDAQHILDQYNLLYDFD, encoded by the coding sequence ATGCGCCGAACGCGCTCAATTGTCGCGGCGACCGCCGCGGCTACTCTCCTCGGCACCATGGCTGCCTGCGGCAGCGACTCCGAACGCGCCGACGATGGCGAAATCGAGGTTTGGATCGCCTTCACCGACTACCGGCTCGACTGGGCCGAGGCAGTCGCCGAGGAATTCGAAGCAAAGCACGATGACCTCTCCATCAACGTGCGCGGCTTCGAATCATACGAAGTTCTGTTCGACTCAATGTCGAACGCCGTGGCCCAGGGCAACCCGCCCGCAATCGTCCAGTACTTCGAAGCCGCGACCCAAGACGCCCGTGACGAGGTCGACGAAGATGGCGACCCGATGTTCGTGGCCATTGAAGAAGCCATCGACGGCCGCACCGAGATCCTCGGCGAACCCGTGGTCCTCGATGACGTCGTCGACGCCGCCCGCAACTACTACTCAGTAGACGGCGTCTTCGAATCCATGCCGTGGAACACCTCAACCCCGCTGTTCTACAGCAACACCGATGTCATGGACGAGGCCGGAATTGACTCTCCGCCCGAAACGTGGCAAGAACTCTCCGAGGCCTGCGAACTGATCGACGCGCTAGAAGACGGCCCACGTTATTGCGTCACCTGGCCCAACCACGGCTGGTTTGTCGAACAGGCAATCGCCATGCAAGGCGGCCTGTTGGCCGACAATGACAACGGCCGTACCGCCCGCGCCGAAAGCGTCAATCTGACCTCTCCGGAGATGCTCAACTACCTGGAATGGATCCGGGAACTAGCCGTCGACGGACACTTCTACTACTCGGGCGTCCAAGATGACTGGGACGGGCCCCGCAACGCCTTCATCGCCGAGCAGACCGCCTTCACCATGACCTCCTCTGGCGACGCCACCCTCGTGGTCAACGACGGGACCGACGCCGGCTTCGATGTCGAGGTCTCCCGCATGCCCTACAACGGTGACGTCGACTACGCGGGCAACCTCATCGGTGGCGCGACCCTGTGGCTCACCAGCGGATTGGGCGAAAACACCCAAGATGGTGCCCTGGCCTTCCTACAGTTCTTGAACAACCCGGAAAACGCCGCCGACTGGCACCGGGCCACCGGCTACATCCCCATCACCTACGCCTCGGAGCAACTGCTGCAAGAGGAAGGCTGGTTTGACGAGCACCCCTACCACGCGGTGGCCAACGAACAACTCGACGCCGCCGACGACTCCTATGCCTCGGCTGGAGCGCTCGTGGGCGGTTTCGTCGGCATCCGAGCCGAAGTGACCCAGGCCGTAGAGGACATCTTGGTCTCCGAGGCGTTCCCCGAGGAGCGCATGGACGAGGCACAGGTCGACGCTCAGCACATTCTCGACCAATACAACCTGCTATACGACTTCGATTAA
- a CDS encoding DUF2269 family protein: MYTFMVILHVAAALAVTGPALLFPYLGVTSVERHHAEEILAYGRRTMLFNSLSVAVFVTGALALLLSDEYGFADPWIVISMTSYFIAAVVGIGVLPATFAHCGKSLQDADSADSQVRVLLEQSRGKLVSLTILLAAMYGVIVIMMVAKPFA, translated from the coding sequence ATGTACACATTCATGGTGATTTTGCATGTTGCCGCGGCGCTAGCGGTCACCGGGCCAGCCCTTCTCTTCCCCTACCTGGGTGTCACATCGGTTGAACGCCACCATGCCGAGGAAATCCTCGCCTATGGGCGGCGGACCATGTTGTTTAACTCCCTGAGCGTGGCCGTGTTCGTCACCGGGGCGCTTGCGCTGTTGTTGAGCGATGAGTATGGATTTGCCGATCCGTGGATCGTCATTTCGATGACCTCTTACTTCATCGCCGCCGTGGTGGGGATCGGGGTGCTACCGGCGACATTCGCCCACTGCGGGAAGTCACTGCAAGACGCCGATAGCGCCGACTCTCAGGTGAGGGTCTTGCTCGAACAGTCTCGGGGCAAACTCGTGTCGTTGACGATCTTGCTGGCAGCCATGTACGGAGTCATCGTCATCATGATGGTGGCAAAACCGTTCGCCTAG
- a CDS encoding YqgE/AlgH family protein — protein sequence MATQEPGMASPATTESLVGRLLVATPHLQDPNFDRTVVIMVGYEEDGALGVVLNRATQMPVSEVLGDWGELAGSPAVLFEGGPVQPEAAIALGWKKTDKPTGPSFRTVTGRLGTLDLSADPDQLRDSLDSMRVFAGYAGWAPAQLEEEISAGAWMVFDALPGDPFSNQPEDLWPMVWKRQGGLLAAVAHYPTDPTLN from the coding sequence ATGGCTACCCAAGAACCGGGTATGGCATCACCGGCGACGACTGAATCCTTGGTCGGTCGCCTACTGGTGGCGACCCCACATCTTCAAGACCCCAACTTCGACCGCACTGTGGTCATCATGGTCGGTTACGAAGAGGACGGTGCTCTCGGTGTCGTGCTGAACCGTGCCACGCAAATGCCGGTGAGCGAGGTACTGGGCGACTGGGGCGAGCTGGCGGGCTCTCCGGCGGTCTTGTTCGAAGGCGGACCGGTGCAGCCAGAGGCGGCCATCGCCTTGGGCTGGAAGAAGACTGACAAACCCACCGGCCCATCCTTCCGGACCGTGACCGGACGTTTGGGGACCTTGGACTTGTCGGCCGACCCCGACCAACTGCGTGATTCGCTGGACAGTATGCGCGTCTTCGCCGGCTATGCCGGCTGGGCCCCCGCGCAATTGGAGGAGGAGATCTCCGCAGGCGCGTGGATGGTTTTCGACGCGCTCCCCGGTGACCCGTTCTCCAATCAACCCGAAGATCTATGGCCGATGGTGTGGAAGCGGCAAGGGGGCCTACTGGCAGCGGTGGCCCACTACCCGACGGACCCCACCCTCAATTGA
- the mca gene encoding mycothiol conjugate amidase Mca: protein MMAVHAHPDDESSKGAATMARYVSEGAEVMVATCTGGERGSVLNAKMDQPEVWENLTEIRSQEMDRAREILGVSQAWLGWIDSGLPDGWLPEAGIDLPGDAFYNVPLQEAAAPLVELIRSFKPHVITTYAEDGGYPHPDHIRTHDVTMAAWAAAGDEKAYPAAGEPWQPQKLYFEISFGRKRMQALHDAMLAEGLESPYAEWLESRDWARDKSHRVTTMVQVGEFFSVRDDALRAHATQIDPDGRWFTVPLELQQKVWPWESYELVESQVPTTLPEDDLFAGIKV from the coding sequence ATGATGGCAGTTCACGCCCACCCCGACGACGAATCATCCAAAGGCGCGGCGACCATGGCGCGCTACGTGAGCGAAGGCGCCGAGGTGATGGTAGCCACCTGCACCGGCGGTGAACGTGGCTCCGTCCTCAACGCCAAGATGGACCAGCCCGAAGTGTGGGAGAACCTGACCGAGATCAGGTCACAGGAAATGGACCGGGCTCGCGAAATTCTGGGAGTCAGCCAAGCCTGGCTGGGTTGGATCGACTCGGGCCTGCCCGACGGGTGGCTTCCCGAGGCGGGAATAGACCTTCCCGGCGACGCGTTCTACAACGTTCCGCTGCAAGAAGCCGCCGCGCCGTTGGTGGAACTGATCCGCTCGTTCAAACCGCACGTCATCACCACCTACGCCGAAGACGGCGGCTACCCGCACCCCGACCATATCCGTACCCACGATGTGACCATGGCCGCGTGGGCGGCCGCCGGTGACGAGAAGGCATACCCCGCCGCCGGGGAGCCCTGGCAACCGCAAAAACTCTATTTTGAGATTTCCTTTGGCCGCAAGCGTATGCAGGCGTTGCACGACGCGATGCTCGCCGAGGGGTTGGAATCGCCCTACGCCGAATGGCTGGAGAGCCGCGATTGGGCGCGAGACAAGAGCCACCGCGTGACCACTATGGTTCAGGTGGGTGAGTTCTTCTCGGTACGCGACGACGCATTGCGCGCACACGCGACCCAGATCGACCCGGACGGCCGTTGGTTCACCGTGCCGCTGGAGTTGCAACAGAAGGTCTGGCCGTGGGAGTCGTACGAACTAGTCGAATCTCAAGTCCCCACGACATTGCCAGAAGACGATCTTTTTGCTGGAATTAAGGTGTAG
- a CDS encoding DUF4307 domain-containing protein: protein MSETGTTEVRFPPGRYGRRRESTHRRKWIAGGLSALVIAGGVGVSLIMYDKYGDPNFSATVQGYQLHPDEVEITFQVTKPADEEAICLLRSRDMSGAEIGNANVVIPTGEEDKVSVTYNLSVDGDPNTAEVLKCWPAS from the coding sequence ATGAGTGAGACCGGCACCACCGAGGTGCGTTTCCCTCCCGGCAGGTATGGCCGGCGCCGTGAGTCAACCCATCGTCGAAAATGGATTGCTGGAGGGCTGTCTGCCCTGGTCATCGCGGGAGGTGTCGGAGTGTCACTCATTATGTATGACAAGTACGGAGACCCCAACTTCAGCGCCACGGTCCAGGGCTACCAACTTCACCCCGATGAGGTTGAGATCACTTTCCAAGTGACGAAACCCGCCGATGAAGAGGCGATTTGCCTACTCAGATCGCGAGACATGAGCGGGGCCGAAATCGGGAACGCCAATGTGGTGATTCCCACCGGAGAAGAGGACAAGGTCTCGGTGACCTACAACCTCTCGGTGGATGGAGACCCGAACACAGCTGAAGTGCTGAAATGCTGGCCGGCCTCATAG
- the greA gene encoding transcription elongation factor GreA, whose amino-acid sequence MEANVRVEHQTEDNPTYVPGGNEVSINEGTWLTPDAYDRLKVELDDLIAQRPAMAAEINERREEGDLKENGGYHAAREEQGKMEARIRQLEDLLRHAKVEEAKASGDIQPGMVVTVAFDGDEDDTEKFLLGSREIGATTDLTVYSPESAMGAALIGHKEGDMVTYEAPNGAKLKVKVLAIEQFTG is encoded by the coding sequence ATGGAAGCAAATGTCAGGGTGGAACACCAGACTGAAGATAACCCTACGTATGTACCCGGAGGTAATGAAGTGTCAATTAATGAAGGAACATGGCTGACACCGGATGCCTATGACCGCCTTAAAGTCGAGCTTGATGACTTGATCGCGCAGCGTCCTGCTATGGCCGCCGAGATCAACGAGCGTCGTGAAGAGGGCGACTTGAAGGAGAACGGCGGTTATCACGCGGCCCGAGAAGAACAGGGCAAAATGGAGGCGCGTATCCGCCAGCTAGAGGATCTGCTGCGTCATGCCAAAGTGGAGGAAGCGAAGGCCTCGGGTGACATCCAGCCTGGCATGGTCGTCACCGTTGCCTTCGATGGCGATGAAGACGATACGGAGAAGTTCCTCTTGGGCTCAAGGGAAATCGGCGCCACCACCGACTTGACTGTCTACAGTCCAGAGTCGGCTATGGGCGCGGCGCTGATCGGCCACAAGGAAGGCGACATGGTCACCTACGAGGCCCCCAACGGAGCCAAGCTAAAGGTGAAAGTTCTGGCCATTGAACAATTCACGGGTTAA
- the ilvA gene encoding threonine ammonia-lyase: MTSLVSLSEIQVAAKELEGVIRRTPVEPSRDPRLPRDTVFLKCENLQRAGSFKIRGAYLRISRLSKEDRARGVVAASAGNHAQGVALAARMLGIPATVFMPKAAPLPKLAATKDYGADVILGGNTVDDALEAAHKFAAETGATLIHPFDHMDVVRGQGTCALEILEQVPDVATIVVAIGGGGLAAGVAAAAKAINPSVTVIGVQAAEAAAYPPSLAAGKPVKLAQMQTIADGIAVGRPGDITFPHVRDLVDEIVTVSEEDITRALLSLQERNKLIAEPAGGTAYAALICGKVSVDGPTVAILSGGNIDPLLQVRLIGHGLALSGRYLRCNLRCSDKPGTLAAVLNLLGERGGNIVDVTHQRTDPRLHIGEVSIDLSVETRGDDHATHLVAAMRDAGFIVTVNGPTGRG; this comes from the coding sequence ATGACGAGTCTCGTATCGCTGAGTGAGATCCAGGTTGCCGCCAAAGAGCTGGAAGGCGTCATCCGTCGCACTCCCGTGGAACCCTCCCGCGACCCGCGCTTGCCGCGCGACACTGTGTTCCTTAAGTGCGAGAACCTGCAACGGGCCGGATCGTTCAAGATTCGCGGAGCCTACTTGCGCATTAGCCGCCTCTCAAAGGAAGATCGGGCTCGTGGCGTGGTCGCGGCCTCGGCCGGGAACCACGCCCAAGGCGTCGCCTTGGCGGCCCGGATGCTGGGCATACCCGCCACGGTGTTTATGCCCAAGGCCGCCCCGCTGCCGAAACTGGCCGCCACGAAGGACTATGGAGCGGACGTGATCTTGGGTGGCAATACCGTTGATGACGCGCTTGAGGCGGCCCACAAGTTCGCCGCCGAGACCGGGGCGACTCTTATTCACCCGTTCGACCATATGGATGTCGTTCGAGGTCAAGGCACGTGTGCCTTGGAAATCTTGGAACAGGTTCCCGATGTGGCGACCATTGTGGTGGCCATTGGCGGGGGTGGGTTGGCCGCTGGTGTCGCCGCTGCGGCGAAGGCGATCAACCCGTCGGTCACGGTCATCGGGGTGCAGGCGGCCGAGGCTGCGGCGTACCCCCCTTCGTTGGCTGCGGGGAAACCGGTCAAGCTCGCCCAGATGCAGACGATCGCCGACGGTATCGCCGTGGGCCGCCCCGGCGACATCACGTTCCCACACGTACGGGATCTGGTCGATGAGATCGTGACGGTCTCGGAAGAGGACATCACGCGCGCGCTCCTGTCTTTGCAAGAACGCAACAAGCTCATTGCCGAGCCGGCTGGTGGGACCGCGTACGCGGCGCTCATCTGTGGCAAGGTATCGGTCGACGGACCGACTGTCGCCATTTTGTCCGGCGGCAACATCGACCCGCTGTTGCAAGTGCGGCTCATCGGCCATGGGTTGGCACTGTCGGGCCGCTACCTGCGTTGCAACCTGCGTTGCTCCGATAAGCCCGGCACCCTGGCGGCGGTCTTGAACTTGCTGGGCGAACGTGGCGGCAACATCGTCGACGTGACGCATCAGCGAACGGACCCGCGTCTGCACATTGGCGAGGTGTCCATCGATCTGTCTGTGGAGACGCGCGGAGACGACCACGCGACGCATTTGGTCGCCGCGATGCGCGACGCCGGATTTATTGTCACGGTCAACGGCCCCACCGGGCGCGGCTGA
- a CDS encoding uracil-DNA glycosylase yields the protein MSNELDNLMEPGWAKALAPVAANVKAMGAFLREEVAAGRRYVPAADHIMRAFQQPFADVRVLIVGQDPYPTPGHAIGLSFAVAPQVRPLPKSLVNIFNEYRDDLGYPLPANGDLTAWAEQGVLLLNRSLTCEPGKPASHRGKGWEAITEQAITALAQRGGPAVAILWGADARKLRADLGTIPAIESPHPSPLSAYRGFFGSKPFSRANALLEEQGGKPVDWRLPALES from the coding sequence ATGTCAAACGAACTGGACAACCTGATGGAACCTGGCTGGGCAAAGGCCTTGGCCCCCGTTGCTGCCAACGTGAAGGCGATGGGAGCGTTTCTGCGCGAGGAGGTCGCGGCCGGTCGCCGCTATGTTCCCGCCGCCGACCACATCATGCGGGCCTTCCAACAGCCCTTCGCTGACGTGCGCGTCCTCATTGTCGGTCAAGACCCTTACCCGACCCCCGGGCATGCCATCGGGCTCAGCTTCGCCGTAGCGCCGCAGGTGAGGCCCTTGCCCAAGAGCTTGGTCAATATCTTCAACGAATACCGGGACGACCTGGGCTATCCGCTTCCCGCCAACGGGGATCTAACTGCGTGGGCCGAGCAGGGCGTGCTGCTGCTGAACCGTTCGTTGACCTGCGAACCGGGCAAGCCCGCCTCCCACCGTGGCAAAGGGTGGGAGGCCATCACCGAGCAGGCGATCACAGCGTTGGCACAGCGGGGAGGTCCGGCAGTGGCGATCCTGTGGGGTGCCGACGCACGCAAACTGCGAGCCGACCTCGGCACGATCCCGGCGATCGAGTCGCCACATCCATCGCCGTTGAGCGCCTACCGGGGATTCTTCGGATCGAAGCCGTTTAGCCGCGCCAACGCGCTACTGGAGGAGCAGGGCGGAAAGCCCGTCGACTGGCGGCTCCCAGCATTGGAATCCTGA
- a CDS encoding alpha/beta hydrolase, which produces MLPARREAITLHTADELQLVGELALPQERDPEATLIMVHPLPTHGGMMDSHIFRKAAWRLPALANMAVLRFNTRGTSSQQGTSQGEFDNARGEQFDVAAAIEYAEFAELPRIWLVGWSFGTDLTLKYGLEPSVEGAILLSPPLRYSTEEDLGRWNEADKPLLALIPEHDDYLQPAEAKERFSIIEQADVRGVEGGKHLWVGQAETVLDAIVERVLPQHAPLKREWDGPMERGDTSAYANKTVAAFGGFLPKPDRDDDK; this is translated from the coding sequence ATGCTGCCCGCCCGCCGGGAGGCCATCACCCTCCACACCGCCGACGAACTGCAACTGGTCGGCGAACTGGCCTTGCCGCAGGAACGCGACCCCGAGGCGACCCTCATCATGGTCCACCCGCTGCCCACACATGGCGGCATGATGGACAGCCACATCTTTCGCAAAGCCGCCTGGCGCCTTCCCGCGCTGGCCAATATGGCCGTGCTGCGGTTCAACACTCGCGGCACCAGCAGTCAGCAAGGCACCAGCCAAGGCGAGTTCGACAACGCTCGAGGCGAACAGTTCGACGTCGCCGCCGCCATCGAATACGCGGAGTTCGCCGAGCTGCCTCGCATCTGGCTGGTGGGCTGGTCGTTCGGAACCGACCTCACTCTCAAGTACGGGCTGGAGCCCAGCGTCGAAGGAGCAATCTTGCTCTCGCCGCCGTTGCGCTATAGCACCGAAGAGGACCTGGGGCGCTGGAACGAAGCCGACAAGCCATTGCTGGCCCTGATCCCCGAACACGACGACTACCTACAGCCCGCCGAAGCCAAAGAGCGCTTCTCCATCATCGAACAGGCCGACGTCCGGGGCGTGGAGGGCGGCAAACACTTGTGGGTGGGCCAAGCCGAGACAGTTCTCGACGCGATCGTCGAACGTGTTTTGCCCCAGCACGCCCCGCTAAAGCGCGAGTGGGACGGGCCAATGGAACGCGGCGACACATCCGCCTACGCCAACAAGACGGTAGCCGCCTTCGGTGGATTCCTGCCCAAACCCGATCGAGACGACGATAAGTAG